agcgaagacctgcccgaaggtcctcgacataaaatgcCACCTGGCTcggaggcgggttgttaacccgaccctcggCCCCAGAGGCAAAGAGTTCAAACTACTCCGAGATACTGTATTGCTCCCTGAGCCGTTCAATGTTtgcccccgaaagtgaagaaacctccacctccggggtcgactgggagtcgtcggtcgagttctccgactgacttcctcgtggagaggttctagccataacgctagccccAGAAAAGAGAACACAAGGAAAAATGTCGAAGGAGAAAGGATGCAAGGAGACAAGGATGGAGAGCTTTCAGAGGAAGAGGACGGAAGCAACTACCTGGGACTGGGGGACAAGTCGACAGGACCTCAGTGCTAGGAGCAGATTTGCAGCAAAAAGTAAAGTTTTTgatgtaagtggccgcatatatataaggccctttgATGGTCGAGATGAAAGTGCACCGAACGAGGGCTTCCAGGATGTCGACACGTGGCAGCGTCAGGGCCCTTCCTCGATCCGACGGTTTGACGCACCTGCCCCCAGATCAAGCCACGTTTCTCCATCCGCGTGAACGGTTTCGGCCCAATAGCCCCTTGACATGTGGTGGAAAAAACCACGTCTCGAAATTAACTAACCGACGGTGGTTCGcattcccaaggagacggcggttcgCATTCTCAATGGGACATCTGATGCCGGATCGTTCGTCGGTACGGCCGCCAGAGTTGgagcatgacgtgatggaaaaccactcctttcaccCGAAGCCATTGCCTACGTGGAAACGCTGGCcaacacgacatccgactcaggagtggggggaactgttgggatataccgactgacccatgtacgccgacttaccctcggactGGTTCgatcgacgtccgactctaccaacCGGACCGACGGACGATTCCGACAATGACTCGACGGATGACTGCCGACAATAATGCCGACAATATCCGGTCGAAGAtgtgtcggccgaaccgacccatgctgttcccGACCGATTGAGCGGTCGAATCCATATTACCGACACACCGTtgagggtggcagccgacgtccaacTTCCACAAgataccagatcagccgacggtgtctctgatcatcacccgacgtcccgacaaccgaataccgatatatagtcggccaaCTCGTCCGAACGTCGTACGACGgctatgggctgttgtcttgTCAAGGATATGCTGTGCGACCGCCGGGGTATTGTCCTGCCACGGACATGGTTAATTTTGATAACCTACGACGATTTGACAGtccacgatgatttgacaactctccagttgtctgcaccattaatgacgggaccataccgtattctactataaaaagggGTAAGACAACAATCTTGATGagaacttctcttgcaggtgcgcgacctGAACGATCGGACGATGAGAGAATTGGCCGTAACAGAACGTAAAACAAATGATCACACGATTTCACACCTCCCAGGCTGAGTTAGCTATCTAGGCCTTATCATAGGGACCAGTTTCAAGCTGGATTTACAAGAGGTAAAAGCATGCTTAAGTATCTCATAACAGATTCGGGTGCAATTCACAGGGTGAATCACCTCCTGTGGCATGGCAGCCGTACATGGAAAGTTTTGATAGAAACTTTACCAATCAATAGCCCTGTTACAAAGGATGATTATGTAATCTAATCTTTCAGAAGATAGTTTACTAGCAGTGACCACACACCATGCACGCACATGCGCatggatagagagagagagagatgacatCGAAATGCATTTCTTGATGAAAAAACTGTGGAGAGTACATCCAATATCTCAGATCATCCATAGAAGGAATCATAATAAAAGTTGATAGCTAATCACATGCTTTTGTAGATTTTGACTTATGAAGGAGGCAAGATGACCCATCAAATCACATAGCAGGCCGGTATTTGAAGAGGGCATAATATGAAGATTGAGTTGCTATGATATTTTGCAGTAATATCCCCATCCTGCGCCGATGCAAGTTGGGCAGACCTCTTGGGTGAAGCTCAGTTGGTTTTGGACTCGATAACCCTCTTTGCGAAGGATGGCAAACAAAATGCTGCAGGATGGATCTGCAAAAAGGCATGCGAATCAGCAAAAGAGAGACGAAAGGAAGACAATAAGGAAATATACCTCCGAGTTGTAAAATTTCAAGGGCCCTTTTGATTTGTTGGATTTCTCGTCCTCCTCTATATATACACAGGATATTTAAAATCAACTGGTGGACCCTCGTGGAGCAAAGCATGAAACCAATCACCCCGCTGCAGTCATGAACCGATATATCAAAACATATCCATTTTACCAGACTAAATTAAAGAGATATTTTTGAAAAACAACAATACACTCAGATGTCAAGCATGCCTTGGATATGTTGGTACAGTTGTCCAAGCATAATTCACAGAGCCCTTGAAGGTTTGGCGGCAGACATCAACAATATCTTCAATGATGTGCATATGTAGCCATATGCTCTCGGCCTGAGTGCATACAACTCCACCTGGACGAAGAGCTCTAGCCACAGATTCAAAGAAAGGCTTCTCGAATAGTTCTTGAGCTGGACCTGATTAACCAAAGTAAGGAGGTTAGACAGATCTCAGTGAGAAGCAACAAAAATAAGAAACTTCAATCTTGCCATACCTATCGGGTCAGAAGAATCCACAATGATTGCATCATAAGTACCTTCCGGAACACTTTTTAAGAACGCAACTCCTGCATGTTGGTTGTCCAGTGAGTGAAATGCACAAAAAGGTATTGAAGTGCCAGATAATGGTACACCAAAACCTTGTAAACTTCAACATATGCACATGAAGTTCTTAATGAAGTTAAAATACAACAATGTAAGTGAGATGGTGTAAGTTTTTAATAGGCAAATTGTAAATGCGATGATTTCACATTGTATAAGAAAGGGCACATTTTCACTCAGTGATAATTggttttataattcatataaaattttaaccaaCTCTTTACGGCAAGGAATGTGGGCTGTAACCAAGCCCCTTCACCAGTACATTAAGTTCATATGAATCTTGATCAGTTGATGTGGCAGTTAAGTTTCTAACATAAATCATTGGCTTCAATGTTGAAAGACTGAGAGGCGTTATACTATTGACTTGTCCAAGACAACTATTCATAATTAAAGAAATATCTCACCATCACCAATGTGTAAATTCACACGAGGATCCTCAAACCCAATGGCCAAGCGGGGGAAAAATTGCTTAGAAACCTGAAAGGAAAAATCGCAGCAAAACAACTCTTTTTAACTTATGCAGagctaaaaatatataaatgaatTGTACAATATTAAAGCATTTTGTGTTGTCTGCTGAAGATAATAGAATTTTTACCTAGACTGTTTAAATGGTAGATCTTACAATATATGAAGATGAGAATAAATTGTTACATCTAATTATAATAAGAAGCGACAAATAACACATAAATAGATTGCAAAGAGAGAAAACGTTCATCATAGTTCAGGTAGACTAGTAGAATTGGCTGCAGACTACAGTAGTTGTACGGTAGTCAACAATACCGAATTTTTTTACCATAGTTTTGACTATTTTATCGACACTAGTAAGTACCACATGCGATGCGCATGGAATGCTCAACAAATACAGAGATCCCATTAAGCAATAATATGTTAAGATTTCTTTTTCCTTCGCCATTTTTTATGCCAATTGGCTCAAAACACACCTTTATTTGTGTTTTCATTTACAACCAAATCTGTATATACTAATTTTCAATCCTTTATAAGAGCCCAGAAACCAATAGGAGGCCCTTGACAGAGAGAAGCTTATTCTAAAGCAAGGAAGAAAGAGAACGAAAGGAAATGGCATTGCTATGAATTCTGTTTATTTCAACCTTATTTTGGAGTTTACATTGTAGTCTCGCTTTACAGTGTTCCCGTAAAGGGCAAGTTAGTTGCAAGTTAACCAAAGAAAAAAAGTTGTTTACCGAGCTATCTAGCAGCTGCATATCAGATCATCCTGACACTATATATCCAAAATGATGGTGAAAGTAGGAATCAACATTCCTTACAAGATCTTCTAACTGGCACAGAAATGGACTCTAGTGGACTTTATACTGCATAAAGCAAGTAATCTTTTAGCCCTAGTCACCCATTCCCCTCAAAAGGGGAAAAAGGAATAACATCAAGATTGTTAGACTACTTGACATTCCCTTTATTCATGAGAAACTATGAAACACTTTTTTTTCTTGCACGGTTGGAATTTGCACAAATTTCACATCACTCTCATGACAAATGAGAAATAGCCAAGTAGTTAGCATTCTTTTAGAGGGTGGTTAGAGTAGATTTTTGAGAGATGAGACATAAGTCACCCTACGTGTCCAAAAGAGGGAGGATGGTTTGTAGGTGCCAAAACTGTGCTAAAATTCTAGAAAGGATTATCAAAGGGAAACCCTTAACTGTCTAAGCAACACAAAGGTTTTCCACCAGTCTAATAATAACTGCAAAGTTAAGCAAAGTGCTATCCTTCTACTACACCCTCAAAGAGTCTGCCTTTTCAGCAAATGTCCAGAATTCAAACTTTGATTGATGCTGGGAAACTTTCATTTCATATGTTTCCCAGGAGTAATAGGTATGCTAGTGAAGTCACTTTATGTAATGTCTAATCTAATAGAATAAAGTTGCATATGAAATAAAAAAGTGCCGACTACATGGCACAACAGACTCTTCAAGCTAGATAAAATATTAGACTGAGGGAAGAGGTTCGGGGAAACAACAACAGTGtggtagaattttttttaaagtccAAAAGCACCCTTACATTGGAAGTAGGAAATATCACCTGTACAAGTGGTAAATCGAAGCAAGAAGCAAATGATAGATGATAGGGAGACTTCAACTGTATCTAATAGAATATGGGTTTTGGTATTCTTAATTGTACTCGTCGATGCAGCCTTGAAGTTCATATATACGATTCTCCTTCATTTTCTAAAAGGCTTTTTACATGGAAAAATTTTGcagaaaattaataaattaagaaaCATCAATGTGGGAATCACTAATACTATGCAAAATTAGCTCGGATTTTTCCTAAACTGAATATCCAATTGTCAATGACACTTGTATGATATTCTATATTTGGTAGATTAAGGAACATTGTTAAATAAATCAGTGACATTAGTTGTTATTAACTTGCTGAGGAACTTA
The DNA window shown above is from Elaeis guineensis isolate ETL-2024a chromosome 8, EG11, whole genome shotgun sequence and carries:
- the LOC105050680 gene encoding LOW QUALITY PROTEIN: spermidine synthase 1 (The sequence of the model RefSeq protein was modified relative to this genomic sequence to represent the inferred CDS: inserted 3 bases in 3 codons) — protein: MEAECGVPAVPGEEVASNRASADQESGQNRGDGTATAEDGKPMDGISAIIPGWFSEISPMWPGEAHSLKVEKIIFQGKSEYQNVLVFKSSTYGNVLVLDGVIQVTERDECAYQEMITHLPLCSIPNPRKVLVIGGGDGGXLREVSRYSFVEQIDICEIDKMVVDVSKQFFPRLAIGFEDPRVNLHIGDGVAFLKSVPEGTYDAIIVDSSDPIGPAQELFEKPFFESVARALRPGGVVCTQAESIWLHMHIIEDIVDVCRQTFKGSVNYAWTTVPTYPSGVIGFMLCSXEGPPVDFKYPVYXIEEDEKSNKSKGPLKFYNSEIHPAAFCLPSFAKRVIESKTN